AGACCTCGAGGACGGCCCGAGGTGGTTGCTGGGTCAAGAGACCCATTGCACCCTGCACCTCCTGCCCAGGCTCTCCCTGCTGACCGGGGCCAGCTCTGGTGAGCACCACCTGGAGCTCAGAGAATAGCCTGGCCCAGCCAATGCGATCGGAAGGTCATCACCGAGGGCTGGGCACCTGCTGGGCCCTGCAAACCTCTCCTGTGGCCGGCTGCCAGCTGGGGCGCCCTAGGATGGGCCAGGGCCGCCCGCCTCCCGAGCGCACTGGTCCCATTGGGTGGACCCTGAAAGGTGCTTTGCCGTGTAAAGACAGCTCTGGCAGAAGGTGGAGGAAGTGAGGCCGCCCCAGCTAAGGTGTGATGGGAAACTGAGCGTTCAACCCTGAAGGCGGCTGGTTTTATAACTTCACTGGTAGAAAATCATCCTAGATTCTAGAAACGTAACACACTATGTGATGTAATCATCACACAGCTATCATTTGGGGTGCGTTGGGAATTAGGGTCATGGGAGCTGGGGATCTTCCAACTTGGAAATCATCACCACTACGTTTGAAGGAAGCGCGACCCTCCCCTCGAGATGTTCTCTTCCTTTCAGGGCCCAGATGGAGCCCCGAGGCGGTGGAACCCCCGGGTCTCGTGCGGCAGGAGCCGCATGTGCAGTGTAGTGCCTGGGGCCTGAACCCACGAAGACCCCACTGGACCCATTCTGCTACCCTCCAGTGCCTCTGCTGAGCCCACATGGAAAATTTCCAGTACAGCGTCCAGCTGAGTGACCAGGACTGGGCTGAGTTCTCAGCCACTGCCGATGAGTGTGGCCTCCTGCAGGCTGGCCTGGCCTCTGGGGACGAGCCCTTGTCCAGTGACATTGACCAAGGGGACAGCAGTGGCAGCAGTCCCCCCAGGCCCCCGCCTCTCCCAACTGGGCAGCCAGCTGCAGGAGGGCGGAGTTGGCGGGGCTGCGAGGGGGAGGACGTGGCCACACAGCAGCTGGTCAGCAGGTCTCTGTGTGAGCCTGTCTTGGCCCTGGGGACCGGTCAGCAGACACCCAGCACGTCCACACGGGCAGAGGCTCCACCGTCCCTCGGCCCCGGCGCCAGCCCTCCCGGCCAGTGCTCATCCCGCCCTGGTCCGGCGTCTTCTGGAGACCAGATGCAGAGGCTTCTGCAGGGCCCTGCCCCACGGCCCCCTGGTGAGCCCCCTCGGAGTCCCGAGTCCCCTGGCCACAGCACTGGCTCCCAGAGGCCCCCCGATAGCCCTGGAGGCCCACCACGGAGCCCCAGCCGGAAGAAGAGGCGAGCTGTGGGTGCCAAGGGGGGTGGGCACGCAGGGGCCTCTACCTCTGCCCGGACGGGCTCCCCGCTGCTCCCCGCGGCCAGTCCTGAGACGGCAAAGCTGACGGCCAAAGccaggcaggaggagctggggccaGGCCCTACAGGAGCTCCTGAGCCAGGGCCAGATTTGGGCCTATCTACACCCGTCCCTGTGACTGAGCAAGGCACAGACCAGATCAGAGCCCCTCCCCGAGCTGAGCTGCACACGGGGTCCACACCTGTCCAGGAAGCCCACCCAGGTGTCTCATGGGCTAAGTCAGACCTGGCTGTGTCCACACCTGCCTCCGAGCCGCAACCTGACACGGCTGTGTCCACACTGACTTCTGAGCCTCAGTCCAGTGTGGCCCTGTCTACACCCGTCTCCAAGCTGCAACCTGACACGGACACGGCTGTGTCCACACCTGCCTCCGAGCATGGCCTGGACATGGCCTTGCCGACAGCAGGCCCAGTGGCTAAGCTACAGGTGGCTTCATCTCCACCTGTCTCAGAGGCTGTGCCGAGGGTGACCGAGTCCAGCGGGCTTGTGTCTACCCCTGTTCCCACAGCTGACACCGCTGGCCCCGCCTGGTCTCCCACCCGCAGAGCTGGGCCTGATGTGGAGACGGAAGCGGTTGTGTCTGCGCCCTCAGCCGGGGCCCCTGGATACCGCTCTGGGGAGCccgcactgggtctcacccaagtcCCCAAGAAGAAGAAAGTGCGCTTCTCTGTGGCTGGGCCCGGCCCCAACAAGCCAGGCCCAGGAGAGGCCTCAGGCCTGGCCCCATCGGCCACAGCCAGGCCCTCAGCCCCCCGGACAGCAACTGGGGGCCACGGGGGGCCTGGAGCCTGGGATGCTGTGGCTGTCAGTCCCCGGCCCCACCAGCCTCGGATCCTCAAGCACCTGCCTCGCCCCCCTCCCTCTGCCGTGATGAGGGCCCGGCCCGGGCGCAGCTTTGCCGTGACCCTCCCGGAGGCCTACGAGTTCTTCTTCTGTGACACCATCGAGGAGGACGAGGATGCTGAGGTGGCAGCAGCCGGTCAGGATCTGGCAGACATCCAGTGGCCGGACATGTGCGAATTCTTCTTCCAAGACGCTGGAGCCCAGAGGCCGAGGCAGCGGGGGTCCCCGGCGCCACTCCCAAGAGCTGATCCTGTACCAGCCCCCGTACCTGGAGACCCTGTGCCCATCTCCATCCCTGAGGTCTATGAACACTTCTTCGGGGACGACAGGCT
This region of Macaca fascicularis isolate 582-1 chromosome 1, T2T-MFA8v1.1 genomic DNA includes:
- the PERM1 gene encoding PGC-1 and ERR-induced regulator in muscle protein 1 — translated: MENFQYSVQLSDQDWAEFSATADECGLLQAGLASGDEPLSSDIDQGDSSGSSPPRPPPLPTGQPAAGGRSWRGCEGEDVATQQLVSRSLCEPVLALGTGQQTPSTSTRAEAPPSLGPGASPPGQCSSRPGPASSGDQMQRLLQGPAPRPPGEPPRSPESPGHSTGSQRPPDSPGGPPRSPSRKKRRAVGAKGGGHAGASTSARTGSPLLPAASPETAKLTAKARQEELGPGPTGAPEPGPDLGLSTPVPVTEQGTDQIRAPPRAELHTGSTPVQEAHPGVSWAKSDLAVSTPASEPQPDTAVSTLTSEPQSSVALSTPVSKLQPDTDTAVSTPASEHGLDMALPTAGPVAKLQVASSPPVSEAVPRVTESSGLVSTPVPTADTAGPAWSPTRRAGPDVETEAVVSAPSAGAPGYRSGEPALGLTQVPKKKKVRFSVAGPGPNKPGPGEASGLAPSATARPSAPRTATGGHGGPGAWDAVAVSPRPHQPRILKHLPRPPPSAVMRARPGRSFAVTLPEAYEFFFCDTIEEDEDAEVAAAGQDLADIQWPDMCEFFFQDAGAQRPRQRGSPAPLPRADPVPAPVPGDPVPISIPEVYEHFFGDDRLEGVLGPAVLPQLQAPEPPRSAFQGAGPGTPLKPATVERLHLALRRAAELRGPVPSFAFSQNDMCLVFVALATWAVRTSDLHTPDAWKTVLLANIGTISAIRYFRRQVGQERHSPSS